In Burkholderia sp. WP9, a genomic segment contains:
- a CDS encoding LysR family transcriptional regulator ArgP, which produces MLDYALLDALAAVVRHGSFDRAASELNVTPSAVSQRVKLLEERVGSVLVKRGQPCVATTSGALLCRHTERVQLLEAELTGRLPALPGALVEPWPALRVAVNDDSVGTWFIDAVAQFCVEREMLLDLVIDDQDHTAERIRDGSVQGAVTTQAEPVQGCRSTRLGRMRYLAVCSPDFLARHFAGGVTRESLRHTPCVDFNPKDQLQKRFMRRITRAELDPPLHWIPHVAGFLRACVTGLGWGMCPERMIAPHLANGELVEMAPGKPIDVDLYWQSWRLSIGWLDDFGVVLRKRAAEFLD; this is translated from the coding sequence CGACTATGCGTTGCTCGACGCGCTGGCCGCCGTGGTGCGTCACGGCTCGTTCGACCGCGCCGCCAGCGAACTGAACGTGACGCCGTCCGCGGTGTCGCAGCGGGTCAAGCTGCTCGAAGAGCGCGTGGGCAGCGTGCTGGTGAAACGCGGCCAGCCCTGCGTCGCGACCACTTCGGGCGCGCTGCTGTGCCGGCACACCGAACGCGTGCAATTGCTGGAAGCGGAGTTGACCGGCCGCCTGCCGGCGCTGCCCGGCGCGCTGGTCGAACCATGGCCGGCGCTGCGCGTGGCCGTCAACGACGACAGCGTCGGCACCTGGTTTATCGATGCGGTCGCGCAATTTTGCGTAGAGCGGGAGATGTTGCTCGATCTGGTAATCGACGATCAGGACCATACAGCGGAGCGGATTCGCGACGGCAGCGTGCAAGGCGCGGTCACCACGCAAGCCGAGCCGGTGCAAGGTTGCCGCTCCACGCGTCTTGGGCGGATGCGTTATCTGGCGGTCTGTTCACCGGACTTTCTCGCACGTCACTTTGCAGGCGGCGTGACGCGCGAGAGCTTGCGCCACACGCCGTGCGTCGACTTCAATCCCAAGGACCAGTTGCAAAAGCGCTTCATGCGCCGCATCACGCGCGCGGAACTCGATCCGCCGTTGCACTGGATTCCGCATGTCGCCGGTTTCTTGCGCGCCTGCGTGACGGGCCTCGGCTGGGGCATGTGCCCCGAGCGCATGATCGCCCCGCATCTGGCCAACGGCGAACTGGTGGAAATGGCGCCCGGCAAGCCGATCGATGTCGACCTGTACTGGCAGAGCTGGCGTTTGTCGATCGGTTGGCTCGACGACTTCGGCGTGGTGCTGCGCAAGCGGGCGGCAGAGTTTCTGGACTGA